The Aequorivita sublithincola DSM 14238 genome window below encodes:
- a CDS encoding deoxyhypusine synthase family protein, whose protein sequence is MSTSKGAISQFIEKYYLHFNAAAVVDAAKGYEAQLNKGSKMLVSLAGAMSTAELGKIFAEMIRQDKVQIISCTGANLEEDIMNLVAHSHYERVPHYRDLTPQDEWDLLERGMNRVTDTCIPEEEAFRRIQKHIVKLWKEAEAKGERYLPHEYMYKLLLSGVMEEHYEIDLKDSWMYAAAEKNLPIICPGWEDSTMGNIFASYVLKGELKASTMKSGIEYMTFLAEWYTENSKNGIGFFQIGGGIAGDFPICVVPMLYQDMERPETPFWSYFCQISDSTTSFGSYSGAVPNEKITWGKLDIDTPKFIIESDATIVAPLIFAYLLDM, encoded by the coding sequence ATGAGTACTAGCAAAGGAGCTATTTCCCAGTTTATTGAAAAATATTATTTACACTTCAATGCCGCAGCGGTAGTAGATGCTGCAAAGGGATATGAGGCACAATTGAACAAAGGTTCAAAAATGCTTGTTTCTTTGGCAGGAGCAATGAGTACGGCAGAATTAGGAAAGATTTTTGCTGAAATGATTCGTCAAGATAAAGTGCAAATAATCTCTTGTACCGGTGCAAACCTTGAAGAAGATATTATGAATCTTGTTGCGCACAGTCATTACGAACGTGTACCACATTACCGTGATTTAACCCCGCAGGATGAATGGGATTTGCTTGAAAGAGGAATGAACCGCGTAACGGATACTTGTATTCCAGAAGAAGAAGCCTTTAGAAGAATTCAAAAACACATCGTGAAATTGTGGAAAGAAGCCGAAGCAAAAGGCGAACGCTACCTTCCGCACGAATATATGTATAAACTGCTTTTAAGCGGTGTAATGGAGGAACATTACGAAATAGATTTAAAAGATTCATGGATGTACGCCGCTGCTGAAAAAAATCTTCCAATAATCTGCCCGGGTTGGGAAGATAGCACGATGGGAAATATTTTTGCAAGCTACGTTTTGAAAGGAGAATTAAAAGCATCCACAATGAAAAGTGGAATTGAATATATGACTTTTCTTGCAGAATGGTACACAGAAAATTCCAAAAATGGAATTGGTTTCTTCCAAATAGGTGGAGGAATAGCTGGTGATTTTCCAATTTGTGTAGTGCCGATGTTGTATCAAGATATGGAGCGTCCTGAAACCCCATTTTGGAGCTATTTCTGTCAAATTAGTGATTCAACAACCAGTTTTGGTAGTTATTCTGGCGCAGTTCCGAATGAAAAAATAACATGGGGAAAATTGGATATTGATACTCCAAAGTTCATTATTGAGAGTGATGCTACCATTGTAGCTCCCTTAATTTTCGCGTATTTGCTTGATATGTAA
- the parS gene encoding type II RES/Xre toxin-antitoxin system antitoxin, translating into MKTNVFAMSYDEQNIAINEVNESLSVYVKNIGNVSRKISFADFFQDKMLLVQAIRRGLPYSIFSQIKSFTPFTDADWAEYLDLSSKTLQRYRDDKNFYFKPIHSEKIFELAEVTNFGIEVFGSSEKFYRWLNSPTYSLNGHKPGELIKDSYGKEMVMAELNRIEHGIFA; encoded by the coding sequence TTGAAGACAAATGTATTTGCTATGAGTTATGATGAACAAAATATCGCAATTAATGAAGTAAATGAGTCTTTAAGTGTTTATGTAAAAAACATAGGCAATGTTTCAAGAAAAATTTCTTTTGCAGATTTTTTTCAGGATAAAATGTTATTAGTTCAAGCAATCAGAAGAGGGCTTCCTTATAGTATTTTTAGTCAAATAAAATCATTTACTCCGTTTACTGATGCAGATTGGGCTGAGTACTTAGACCTTTCATCCAAAACCTTACAAAGATATCGGGATGATAAAAACTTTTATTTTAAGCCAATTCATTCAGAAAAAATCTTTGAACTTGCAGAGGTTACAAACTTTGGTATTGAAGTTTTTGGTTCTTCCGAAAAATTCTATAGGTGGTTAAATTCACCTACTTATTCGTTAAATGGTCATAAGCCTGGAGAGCTAATTAAAGATTCTTATGGTAAAGAAATGGTAATGGCAGAACTTAACAGGATAGAACACGGTATTTTTGCTTAA
- a CDS encoding glycosyltransferase 87 family protein, which yields MKFLKLNKIPLLFAIVSIAFYISFGYDLERSHFVRLISLYSALFFIAYLFIEKFFPKHRENFWFLASLGIVLRLIFIPAIPNLSQDFYRFLWDGRLLAQGISPYVFTPEIYFKEVSESLGVIVSQANELYEGMGALNASHFSNYPPINQLFFAVAALFSGKSILGSVIVLRVIIILADIGVLYFGRKILERLTLPVKNIFWYFLNPFIIIELTGNLHFEGVMLFFFVWALHLIFNGKWFWAAVLIGLSVSVKLIPLLFLPLFLKYFIDKNKISKNTILSNFKKFNWTTLLKFYTIIGITIIITFLPFLSLEFIQHFSATIALWFQNFEFNASVYYIIRWIGFQVVGWNLIETVGKILPVLVLLFILGLAFFRKNKTPQQLITAMLFAISFYFLFSTTVHPWYVATPLLLSVFTKYKFPIVWSFMVMLSYSAYGKDGFDENLWLVGLEYSVVIGVAVWEIFQTKNRPVRF from the coding sequence GTGAAGTTCTTAAAACTCAATAAAATTCCTCTTTTATTTGCGATAGTTTCCATCGCGTTTTACATCAGTTTTGGGTATGATTTGGAGCGAAGTCATTTTGTGAGACTCATTTCGCTTTACTCAGCTTTATTTTTTATTGCTTATCTTTTTATTGAAAAATTCTTCCCGAAGCATCGGGAAAATTTTTGGTTTTTAGCAAGTTTGGGGATTGTCCTTCGATTAATTTTCATTCCTGCAATTCCAAATCTTTCCCAGGATTTCTATCGATTTTTATGGGATGGAAGATTGCTGGCGCAAGGAATAAGTCCGTATGTTTTTACACCAGAAATATATTTTAAAGAAGTTTCCGAATCACTTGGAGTAATAGTTTCTCAGGCAAATGAACTTTATGAAGGAATGGGTGCACTAAATGCCAGCCATTTCAGCAATTATCCGCCTATAAATCAACTGTTTTTTGCTGTTGCTGCGTTGTTTTCGGGAAAGAGTATTTTGGGTTCTGTGATTGTACTTCGTGTGATAATTATTCTGGCAGATATAGGAGTTCTTTACTTCGGAAGAAAAATATTAGAGAGATTGACTCTACCCGTAAAAAATATATTCTGGTATTTTCTAAATCCTTTTATAATCATTGAACTCACAGGAAACCTGCATTTTGAAGGTGTGATGCTTTTCTTTTTTGTGTGGGCGTTGCATTTAATCTTTAACGGAAAATGGTTTTGGGCGGCGGTTTTGATTGGACTTTCCGTTTCTGTGAAGTTGATTCCACTTTTGTTTTTGCCTTTATTTCTGAAATATTTCATAGATAAAAACAAAATCTCAAAAAATACTATTTTAAGCAACTTCAAAAAATTTAACTGGACAACCTTGCTGAAATTTTATACGATAATCGGGATAACGATAATAATAACTTTTCTACCTTTTCTTTCTTTGGAATTTATTCAGCATTTTTCAGCAACCATCGCTCTTTGGTTTCAAAATTTTGAGTTTAATGCAAGTGTTTATTATATAATTCGATGGATTGGTTTTCAGGTTGTTGGTTGGAATTTGATTGAAACCGTTGGGAAGATTCTTCCTGTTTTGGTGTTACTTTTTATTTTGGGACTTGCGTTCTTCAGAAAAAATAAAACTCCGCAACAACTAATTACTGCGATGCTTTTTGCAATTTCGTTCTACTTTCTATTTTCAACAACCGTGCATCCGTGGTACGTTGCAACTCCGCTTTTACTTTCGGTTTTTACAAAATATAAATTTCCGATTGTTTGGAGTTTTATGGTAATGTTAAGTTATTCAGCCTACGGAAAAGATGGATTTGATGAAAATCTTTGGTTGGTTGGTTTAGAATATTCTGTGGTTATTGGAGTTGCGGTTTGGGAGATATTTCAAACAAAAAATAGACCTGTCAGGTTTTAA
- a CDS encoding RES family NAD+ phosphorylase translates to MRVFRLSRKKYADDLSGFGAAKFGNRWNSKGIEMLYTAESRALAMAEVIVHLSLASLPDDYMMIELDIPDSIEIEFLDIKLLGMDWNTNPPRSNTQILGDDFIHSKKHCILKVPSAVVKGDFNYLLNPNHEAIKKIKIIEITDFPFDERIFN, encoded by the coding sequence ATGAGGGTTTTTAGGCTATCCAGAAAAAAATATGCTGATGACTTAAGTGGGTTTGGTGCGGCTAAGTTTGGCAACCGATGGAATTCTAAAGGTATAGAAATGCTTTATACTGCAGAAAGCAGAGCATTGGCGATGGCTGAAGTAATCGTGCATTTAAGCTTGGCATCCTTACCCGACGATTATATGATGATTGAATTAGACATTCCAGATTCTATTGAAATTGAATTCTTGGATATTAAGCTGTTAGGTATGGATTGGAACACTAATCCACCAAGATCAAATACTCAAATACTTGGCGATGATTTTATTCATTCAAAAAAACATTGCATTTTAAAAGTGCCTTCAGCAGTAGTTAAGGGAGATTTCAATTATCTCTTGAACCCGAATCACGAAGCTATAAAGAAGATTAAAATTATTGAGATTACCGACTTTCCTTTCGACGAAAGAATTTTTAACTAG
- a CDS encoding bifunctional GNAT family N-acetyltransferase/carbon-nitrogen hydrolase family protein codes for MEPKKIENIELKFLTLKDYEALKKATIQSYGGMPNSYWKINEIGNLIDIFPEGQVVIMADGEIAGCALSIIVDFDELGEKHTYKDVTDDPTFKIHDPEGDVLYGIDVFIRPDFRGLRLGRRLYDYRKELCENLNLKSIVFGGRMPNYHLHSDKLSPKQYIEKVKRKQIDDPVLNFQVSNDFHPVRVLKGYLEGDKASGEFAVLMEWDNIYFTKPDKKPKPSQIKSIVRLGLIQWQMRSYAGMEELMHQAEYFIDSVAGYRCDFAMFPEFFNAPLMAKYNEMSEPDAIRELAKYTKEITERLSQLSISYNINIITGSMPEIVRGKLYNVGYLCRRDGSVERYEKIHVTPDEERVWGMANGNSLKTFDTDCGKIGVLICYDSEFPELSRLLSDEGMDILFVPFLTDTQNGYSRVRLCAQARAVENECYVAIAGSVGNLPKVHNMDIQYAQSAVFTPCDFSFPSNGIKAEATPNTEMILVADVDLDLLRELHTFGAVRNLKDRRKDFYRLERVKK; via the coding sequence ATGGAACCAAAAAAAATTGAAAATATTGAATTAAAGTTCTTAACCTTAAAAGACTATGAAGCTCTAAAGAAGGCAACAATTCAATCCTATGGCGGGATGCCAAATAGTTATTGGAAGATAAATGAAATTGGGAATTTAATAGACATTTTCCCAGAAGGTCAAGTAGTTATAATGGCCGATGGCGAAATTGCAGGCTGTGCACTTTCAATTATTGTAGATTTTGATGAATTAGGCGAAAAACATACCTACAAAGATGTTACTGATGATCCAACATTTAAAATTCATGATCCTGAAGGTGATGTGCTCTATGGAATTGACGTTTTCATTCGTCCAGATTTTAGAGGATTACGTTTAGGAAGAAGATTATACGATTACAGAAAGGAACTTTGCGAAAACTTAAATTTGAAAAGTATTGTCTTTGGAGGAAGAATGCCAAATTATCACTTACATTCCGATAAGCTTTCTCCAAAGCAATACATTGAAAAAGTAAAACGCAAGCAGATTGATGATCCAGTTTTAAATTTTCAGGTTTCGAATGATTTTCATCCAGTTAGAGTATTGAAAGGCTATTTGGAAGGTGATAAAGCCTCTGGCGAATTTGCGGTTTTAATGGAATGGGACAATATTTATTTCACCAAACCAGATAAGAAACCAAAGCCATCGCAGATAAAAAGTATTGTGCGTTTAGGCCTTATTCAATGGCAAATGCGGAGCTATGCTGGTATGGAAGAACTAATGCATCAAGCCGAGTATTTTATAGACAGTGTTGCTGGTTACCGTTGCGATTTTGCAATGTTTCCAGAATTTTTCAATGCGCCGCTCATGGCAAAATATAACGAAATGAGCGAGCCAGATGCTATTCGTGAATTAGCAAAATACACTAAAGAAATTACAGAACGATTATCACAGCTTTCAATTTCTTACAACATTAATATTATTACAGGCAGTATGCCCGAAATAGTTAGAGGAAAACTATATAACGTAGGCTATTTATGTCGCCGAGACGGAAGCGTTGAACGTTATGAAAAAATACACGTAACGCCAGACGAAGAACGTGTCTGGGGAATGGCAAACGGAAATTCTTTAAAAACTTTTGATACCGACTGTGGAAAAATTGGTGTGTTAATTTGTTACGATTCTGAATTTCCAGAACTTTCTAGATTACTTTCAGATGAAGGAATGGATATTCTTTTTGTGCCTTTCCTGACAGATACCCAAAATGGATATTCGCGAGTTCGTTTATGCGCACAAGCTAGAGCTGTTGAAAACGAATGTTACGTAGCAATTGCGGGAAGTGTAGGTAATTTACCAAAGGTGCATAATATGGATATTCAATACGCCCAAAGCGCCGTATTTACTCCTTGCGACTTCTCTTTTCCTAGTAATGGAATAAAAGCGGAAGCAACTCCAAACACCGAAATGATTTTAGTTGCCGATGTTGATTTAGACCTTTTAAGAGAACTTCACACATTTGGCGCAGTTAGAAATTTAAAAGATAGACGTAAAGATTTTTATAGGCTTGAAAGAGTGAAAAAGTAA